From Streptomyces sp. HUAS MG91, the proteins below share one genomic window:
- a CDS encoding SRPBCC family protein — protein sequence MAESPTKALGGLAKSQAADHLKSEVQQYLAAQTQRMLLGAGRKLGETTLKLNDIADGTSPGFAKLALDGGRKLAEGKSPMRSAVELGAGHLKDKVVGGVKGLFGKGGKKKGGAGKKPTVIMEFIDVGVDLRTAYDQWTQYQEFSTFARGVKNANRADDVTSDWQMKVFWSSRSWKAHTTEQVPDDRIQWTSEGAKGTTKGVITFHRLADRLTRVLLVIEYYPKGLFEKTGNIWRAQGRRARLDLKHFARFVTIRGEASDGWRGEIRDGEVVTTHEDALAQEEQEQQENQEGREDQEEGKPADEYDEEGGPEHDEPDEPDDYDEAEAEYDDAEGGYEDEPEEVEEYDDGEYEEYADDEDADRADDEEPARGRERAGSGARR from the coding sequence GTGGCTGAATCCCCCACCAAGGCGCTGGGCGGCCTCGCCAAGAGCCAGGCCGCCGACCACCTCAAGTCGGAGGTCCAGCAGTACCTCGCCGCCCAGACCCAGCGGATGCTGCTGGGCGCGGGCCGCAAGCTGGGTGAGACGACGCTGAAGCTGAACGACATCGCCGACGGCACCAGCCCCGGCTTCGCCAAGCTCGCCCTCGACGGTGGCCGCAAGCTCGCCGAGGGCAAGAGCCCGATGCGCAGCGCCGTCGAACTCGGCGCGGGCCACCTCAAGGACAAGGTCGTCGGCGGGGTCAAGGGCCTCTTCGGCAAGGGCGGCAAGAAGAAGGGCGGCGCGGGCAAGAAGCCGACCGTCATCATGGAGTTCATCGACGTCGGCGTCGATCTGCGCACCGCGTACGACCAGTGGACGCAGTACCAGGAGTTCTCCACGTTCGCGCGCGGCGTCAAGAACGCCAACCGCGCCGACGACGTCACCTCCGACTGGCAGATGAAGGTCTTCTGGTCCAGCCGGAGCTGGAAGGCGCACACCACCGAGCAGGTGCCCGACGACCGGATCCAGTGGACGTCGGAGGGCGCCAAGGGCACGACGAAGGGTGTCATCACCTTCCACCGGCTCGCCGACCGGCTGACCCGCGTGCTGCTGGTCATCGAGTACTACCCCAAGGGCCTGTTCGAGAAGACCGGCAACATCTGGCGCGCCCAGGGCCGCCGGGCCCGCCTGGACCTCAAGCACTTCGCGCGGTTCGTGACGATCCGCGGCGAGGCGAGCGACGGCTGGCGCGGTGAGATCCGCGACGGTGAGGTGGTCACCACCCACGAGGACGCGCTGGCCCAGGAGGAGCAGGAGCAGCAGGAGAACCAGGAGGGCCGGGAGGACCAGGAGGAGGGCAAGCCCGCCGACGAGTACGACGAGGAGGGCGGCCCGGAGCACGACGAGCCCGACGAGCCTGACGACTACGACGAGGCGGAGGCCGAGTACGACGACGCCGAGGGCGGCTACGAGGACGAGCCGGAGGAGGTGGAGGAGTACGACGACGGCGAGTACGAGGAGTACGCCGACGACGAGGACGCGGACCGCGCCGACGACGAGGAACCCGCGCGCGGCCGGGAGCGCGCCGGCAGCGGGGCCCGCCGATGA